The Arabidopsis thaliana chromosome 5, partial sequence genomic interval ACACCGTAGATATCAATTACTAGCAGAAatgtttctaaaaaaaaaagattttaatgtAAAAGAAATTGCAACAGTCCAATAGTAACCATAATTATGTCACGTTGAAGTATCCaactttttacaaaaaaatcagcTTAAATTCTTTTAAGAATAATTAACGGTCGTTTTGTAACTCCCAAAAGTTTGGAATGCTGGCTTGTTGACTGGTGCAtgtaatctttcttttttaattattaattcatgTAAATTTCATTCaagattaattattattttatatgttttaacCGATATGTCTCACACGAGAAGTGAAATACACAGGAGATTTTTCACCAGAAAATTATTCaatgttaatattgtttttaatgaaaagttttttcaaaatattgtttttggtgCCTTACCATATTTCAAGAATCTATAGTacggcttcttcttcttcttttttcctccCCTCTTCATGTATTTTACTTAACTTTTGctttgttaatttatttagtttttactttcttagtTTCCCGTCACGTATTGATAAATTTACACATATTTGcgtatatttgatttttaattttttacttttacatcATGCATTCTAGAAGACTACATGTtctggtatttttttttgttctttgttctAAAGCATTCAAATTAAtctttcaattatatatagtcGAGTACTTTTTGGGGCCGAGATGTCCTCTAGTCTATAGCATTTAGCTTTAGTAAGTTCATCATTGattaaatcatataatcaAATTCTTGAAGGCTACCGATcgcaataaatatatatatatatatatatatatatactaagtGCTCCaatctttatcattttttataaataatcaaataagtTCATTAGATTActaatttcaaagaaaataaacaataacatctaaccaatcaaaagagaaacagaatCGTCCGGTTGAAATGTAAAGTGGGTGAAAATtacttcactttttttttgttcaacgGGTGAAAATgacttgaaattttaaaataaaaataaaacaaaagtgagATCTCCGAAACCCATTtgcattttttcttcttctttttttgttgtaggGTAAACCATTTGCATCTTCCTTGAGTACTAGTCCATCTTTTGGTTGGCccttaataaaataaattgaataatCGGAATTAATTAACGGGCTAATATTTAATCGCGATTTGAAagctaattaattattgatCTAATTGACTTTTTCTATAGTCTTGTGGTACTTGTAAAGTCAAAAAAGAATGTTTTGCCTCCACCCTTATTCGACGGTCAAAATTCTTTCCCATACATCCAACCAAGCAAATGCCTTTTAGCAGAATCTGCgagaacaaaataaagttgaatGATTTTTCATTACCCAGATGAGTCCATGACTATTCAATTTTCCATTAGTCATGCCTATGTACAAAAACAGTATGTGTATGTCTTAATTATGCCGCTCGCTTATACGTTTAACACTCTATCACTATTCACACATATATAAGAAGTTATTACAATTAGACCGTATAAATCTACAAACTCATTTATGTCTTAATCATGCCGCTCGCTTTTCTAAGTTTTACGTCTTATGAGAAATGATTAATTATACTAATTTGGTAAACTTTTGTGTACAAAAGTTGAAAGCATtggtaaaaagaaagaaaccacAAGGACACAAATGATGAAAGAAAGGAACTAATGAAGAATAtaatgttggttttgtttagtgtaTCATAACAAATTCCCTTTAACTCATTATCCATTGAAAGTGCTTCACCCTTCTGGTGAATCTCTAAGCTTTAagtcttttgtcttttcaatttctcaGATTGTTTTGATGGTTGAGCTCGAGTTTTTGACTCACTTCACTTCAAAGGCTCACACGTACATTTCAAGAATATTCCAAAGTTTCacatcaattattattattttttccatgTACTAGGAGGAGAAAGTCTGGCCTCTATAcgtttaaattttcaaatttcaactaTTAGAGAGAGCTTTTTGGCCCACTAGTAGTATATCTCTAGTTGACAACATCTTGAACGTATCGTGAGATCAACACTTAATGTTAGCTGTTTTGGACTTCGctttatataatgttttaacAAGTTATATGATGAACATAAACatctaaaacatagaaactaattaaaacatGTCAAAGAATTTTAACATGAAACATGTAATAAAAAGTTATTGCTTTATAAATAAACTAGATTATAACCCGCAGTACACCGAAGagacaattattttttaaaaattagtatatataaaagtctgtaaattatatttatctataaaatatttatattttatagtttacaattgttattaagtaacatcCTTCTAAACCCGttctgccaaacccgtcccgttaGAAAAATTTGCGGTACACcgctaatttaaaaaaatattttacgggattgcaattatattttagtttgtcaaacaaatttttgttttaaatagttatcaaaatctaattcaaatattggagaaataagatttagtgaactgataaaaaatgtatttaggtgcgttttgctcattttaagggattgcaattgtattttggtttgtcaaatctttttttgttttaaatagttttcgaaatctagttcaagttttggagaaatctgcgtgatatatgggattggaatatatttggaatattttttgtttgttaatcaatttattgccaaaagaaaatcaataactAAAAGTCAGTGGtaaccattgtaaataagttttaactccaggatttatttcacaaaatggctgcaaaaatgtatatatagatcatATAGACATAGTTATAGCTAGTTAATATAATAAACTAGTAGTATACGACTTTTTCACGTTTTGGGAAAATGATTTCACTGAGTTCAAACCATTCACGAAATGTTTGTATTGAATAATAAAACGTAAAATTaacaagtgttttttttcctctatatattatttataactAAACTAGAGAAACTTCCTTCATCTAGTATCTCTTTGCCGTTTACAAAAGTTATCATTCTATTGATTCCCCTATTTCATAATTCAGCTAATCGGTTATTTATTTGACATATCAGTCAAACCCATTGCATTTCTATAAGAGTGCTCTTTTTGGCATTTTCGTGAGGCGGAGGAAAGATTTGCAGATAGTATTACTAATAAGTACGTATATTACGTGGATCTGTACAAGAAAGGTTCTATGGTGTAGTGGTTAGCACTCTGGACTTTGAATCCAGCGACCTGGGTTCGACTCCCGGTAGGACCTTTATTTTTGCAtcctattttattttctcatagATTCAGCCCATCTTGCCACAATTAGATCTGGCCCATCTTCCATCCAAATTAATCATTTTGGGCAGTACTCTAATCAATTCATTATAGCGAGAAGTAGAGGCAAATTGGAATGTATTGAAATTTACTGGATTGAATTAATTGCTAAAAGTAAAACAGTGATAAATCCAAACAATTCCTAGCCTTAAGAAGGcctttactctttttttctcacgATCTCTCAGTGTCTCGaggttttttggtttgtgacTTTTCAAAGTAAAGTGCCATTTCACCACAATCTCTATGTGACTTAGCAAGTTTCATTGTTTCAACCCAACCCTTGTACAACCCTCCTTATTAAAACCACATTATTCAACACTTGTCTCTTAATATATTACTAGCCATCAATAACAATCTCAATCACATAACCATAAAGAAACACCTAAAACACTTATCCGAGAATACTCTTGCAAGATCACTAGAGTAATAAAAGGGATTTCAACACTTgccaagagaaacaaaaaaaggataaattaAAATTCCAACAAGTATGATATCCTCCAATCAATTTTACTGCGAATTAAAGCGTTTCATGATGATCATACTCATATCCATGTAGCGTTGAGCACAATGAGTGAGGCAAGAACTCTCGCTTGAGCTGAACTTACTTCCCGGTGCGCTTGTGATGCATTTGTCCCAGCACACACTTGTCATCTTCGACACCATTTCGTTCACCAttgctctttctttctcttgctgCCACACAAACACACACCCACATTCTCTTACAATTCACCAAACATAAAcccaagacaaaaaaaaatcattactttgCATAAACCCTAATAAACCCAATTCTTGTAAACACATATTAGTACACTAAATCTCAATTCAACTTGATTCTAATCATACCAACTAAATcacacatgaaaaaaaaaatcagatctttCAAGTTTAAAGCATCGAAATGTTAATTTGACCCGTCAACGAAGATTCAAATAAATGGTTTCTGTGAATCCAGACAGGACTTAAAACACTGCTTCTACTTATAATTTCGCTGTCCAAATGCTCAAGTTTCCATGTGAATCGACttaaaaagctttaaaattgaaagaacTAATTAGcattcatcaaaaacaaatcggAGACTTACGGCGAGGAATTGAAGCAATTCCGGGTTGTTTGCCATGCTAGGATCCATGTCTGGTGAGCTGAGAGCGTCTctgcttgaagaagaagaaggagaagaaaattgtTCTCAGCGactgaaaaccctaaaaacttTTCTCAAAAACCCCAAAAGGCTACAATAAAGTTCAAGAGACGCCGCTTACTTACTTATTGGGCCAAAACCCCCATTAAAAGCCCAACAGTTAAATAATCATATTGAGATCAAATATGTAAAAGTTTGATTTAAATATGGATCATGATCTGGGCCGAGTGTACGGATATATAGGGTGGGTAGACTCAGTGATTTTAAACCCGGACCCGACCGGTTTAATAGGGAACCAGCAGGCACATTTGGGTCTAAACTAGTCATAAAACCGGACTTTTTAAAACTCTGATGGAACCGGGAACTGGCGGTTCACCCAGCTATTTGTTGACTagttcatgtatttttttggtggtgTATATCAAATATTCTTCTAAGAATTCATTTGCTCCAAGATAATCAAAATGTTACAATCTCCATTGTGATTAACTTTAAAGTTTAGAGGTCGTCGGTTCGAGTGACGCTTGGAACAAATTTCGGACCTAAGGGAATTACGGGCTTCGTCCCAAAACCTCCtggtattcaaaaaaaaaaaaaaaaaggaaagaaaagtaACTTACTTGACTAACTTAGTATGCTTTGGTAAACCCATTCAATTAGAACTAGATTCAAAgacattattttaaaactattttctttttgcattgGAGAACCAATCAAAAAATTACGTTCAAGTGTATGTATGGTTAAAAAGAATAATTGAACATGAAGATGGTGCTTGTACCATATCAATATCAACCATCAATTGACAACACTAAGTTataaagaaatgaaacttTTCATTTATGTATGTCGTTGCTTAAGAAATGTCgctaaatcatcaaaatctaaagtaaaaagaagattgaaaacaaacaaataaaggaAATGGAAAGCCAACATCTTCGAGGTGAAGAAAAGTACCAAATCCAAAATGCTGCGTGGGAGGAGTAAGACATATGATTCTAAATTGACAAATTTAAAGCTTTTTCTATATCCTTTatgaatataaaacaaatagagCTTTGCCTACTTTCAACACATGAAAATTATATAGAGAAATTTTGGACTAGAATTAAAGCTAGATgttaacaatttaaaatatttatcaaatataagCTAGTCATGTTGCATTCGAATTAAGATTCAGCAAAAGAAAGCTGATGaatactctcttccaagttccaaccAATTAAACTAATCTCGATTCCTTAACAATGAAACAATCATCTTTAAtccatttcattttcttttcttagtcTTTCGAAAGACAAATTATGTAACCTTTATTTCTAGTGTATAAAACATAACATTATACAAAGAGGACTAAACCTAAAATGCTATTTGTAAAAATCAAAGGCTGATGCTGGAAAGTTGAAGCAAAAAATTGGAACAACTTTGGTTTGGTGGGGGCTTTGGGAGCTTTATTGATCCAaggaaaaaaaggaaggaTAAAAGGCAAGTCACCAGTCCAAagacacacatatatacaataatttatctaaaataattgaaattaaaGAAGTGCATGAGAGTAGAAAATTGAGTCAGACCAACATCTAATAACTTACTCGTTAAGTCAGCTTCTCAAATCTTTAAGTTGGGATCGACTTGGACTCTCTTTCAAattcacttttgttttctgaatatactttcttatatttttcttatttcttaatcATTGCTTATGCATATTTActtaaatttattgttttaaaaatgtattgtaTCCCGACATTATTATTTCACTTGCCAAATgataaagacaaagaaaattttgattcctCGATGATATAAGTTTTCCTTTTCCACGTATAAATTTATACCAAGAAATGattttactacaaaattatagGTTGAACGTACGTCCAAAACTTTCGCTTATTTATGTACATTCATATCTATAATTCGTATATCATTCCGACAttactataagaaaaaaaaagggtcgCATGGATATTTTTACATGGATGATATATACACTAGTCCCTAAACATGTGTAAGGTCCCTAACAtaaaggtttgttttctttttcggtGTGAAAACATTTCAGATTTGGAATAAACACTGTGGTAATTTTTCGGGTTTAAATCCACTCTAAACACTTACGTGTATTTTTACCTGGGCTAACCGATCGGcttatgaaaaataaaatttcaaatgcATGTTAAAATTAGTTCTGGGCCAATTGTTAGAAATGTGCTCGTTTTAGTTATTGATGTTGAATGTACTTATATGGTAATGAATCAGCGTGGATCTAGGCTTTTGGAACTTAAATCTTGTTTATTTCGTTTTggttgaaaaaataaataattaccTTTGCCCAGGAAAACGAAAAAGGAACTAGATtatctttaccaaaaaaataaagatatttttgaaTACTCGCTATATTCAAAACCTTAACAACGTTGACTGCATGGGTACATGCACCACAATTTGTTATGATGATCCTCGcatttaaataaacaaaaatgaaaccaaTCTACGATCTCTGAATTTGCagttatcaatttttttttatctatttatctCTTGAAATTAATAGTAGTACGTAAAAAGTATCTAAAGGAAAAGCAGAATCCGCTTTTGCCAAACTAAAGGTGACACACtcataagtatatataaacaacctaaaccaaacacaaagGATACTCATAAGAAAGCAATGGACATTTCTGCGCAGAGATTTGCCATGAACGGAAGAAGCATGAGACTCCCTCCCGGGTTTCGGTTCGATCCCGATGATGAAGATCTTGTGTTCGAGTATCTCGCCAAGAAGGTCCTCCACCGTCCAATGGACTTCGATCTCCCTGAGCTCCGTTCTTGCAATGTTGATCCATGGGACTTGCTAGGTTTGCTACAAACTCTTCTCTCTAATAATTACTATACCATATCACGTCAAATGTATTGAAAAATGTGGTTTAGTGAATGTTGTACGTACACTTTTGTTGTAGGAGAGAAGAACAAGGAAGTGTATTACTTCGTGAAGAAGGAAGAGCGAGAGAGGAAGGGAAGAGAGACGTTATCCGGTTATTGGGAAGAgtgtgaagaagaggaagtaaTGGAGGCTGGTGGTCGTGATTGTATTCATTTAGAAGGAAGGAGAAAGAcatttgctttctttattGGAAAAAAACCTCGAGGGACAATAACTCCATGGATCATGTACGAGTTCCGACTTCTTTCCTCTAGAGCTACAAGGTGGTCATCGTCCCCTCTACCTCGGGTGAGTCACTCATTGgacttttatctttttctataacatatatttttgttgtaagTAATAGTTTAGAGCTAACTATATCaatgttttgggttttaaagGGTGAGGTAGGAAAATGGAGGGCGGTGAAAGTCGTAGTGAAGGAAGAGAATGATGAAGAGATGGTGGAGGATGAGCACGAGTCTGACGAGTCTGATGGCGAGGAAGTTATTCAAAGCCGGTGACGACCGAGGTTGATGCCATAAATATATGTACTTGGTTTTGTGGTGAATCGTTTGAATTTAGTTACTATTGTTAGGATATTAGGGAACATctaaatgaaatatatatgcatgattTGTCTTATTGTCTTCCAAGCCCTTTGGAATGGAATGGAATGTAATTGAGGATGTGGTGAAAGATGCCACAAGTTGCTTTCACTCTCccgttttattttgttcttgtccaattatatatatatatatattattagtgGTCCGTTAGACCAATCCATCCAACATCACATGAGGAGGTCTTCCCACAATATAAAtacaactagattttaatccgcgatataccgcgggacgatttattttttaaaagtaatatatattaaaatttgcaaattttatttttataaaatatttatattttacagtttataattattattaagtaacgctataccacgaatccatgagacaatttttaaaaaactgaagttgtaacccctattaaaacagcatattaataatattttaaaattttataaatattgattcaaatacatccaccatataatccaattccaaaataaaacctgttgtataatttctttacccgtcccgtgatttttttttaaaaaagtaatttttaaaatttaagaattatttttatatataaaagttttgcaaattatatcattctctaatacatttatattttatagtttaattttatatatagtaacattatacatactaCATAATATTTtcggttttatataatcttttctaaattaggatgatttgatatgtttaatattagtggtcttaaaaaataataaattaaatatttaaccagtattgaaacggtggattaattatattttacttttttattaatgttgattcaaaaacccgtcacTCCAAATCtgtcttgccaaaaagccatttattttattaatattaattttattaatgatatgactctgaattataatctaaacattttagctaataaatAGGAGtacaccatatttatttaataggggaatgtaccatatgacccgaatgcacttttacccaaatccaccaaaaaagtcttgcaaaaatactatagagataagaaacgatagtcggttttgataggtaaaagattagcaaatatattagttagcttaaattagttaaagaatacaaattgaaaaggtatattacactttattcgaatatagtatcaaaacttatataacacagagatttgataattttttaattgttgaatacttttttttgtgctaatttttatgtgattaagatttaattgattatatatataaaatattaaattgttttacgaacttatttgtttataatttggtaacagatagatatttgagtattcagtatattttgcttcagtttaggaaatctttgatgacccgtctttagatccaataaaccttataatctagatattaacctgcagtataccgcaggtaggcttatattttagttaaactaaaaacttttattgtaaagatgatttaaaaatatatgatattattttatttgattttaaatgtatagtaaactgtgagttgtatatgttttgttgatattatgtatattgtttagtgtttataaTTAGACACTTGTagtttaattgttaatttaagagtttcacatgtagtataccatcttgtattaatatcgatctaaacccgtcaattctaggattttccagcttgtattaaaaattgaatcacatcatacacataaaaaaatctaatatgttattaattattatagtatataagattataaattttcaatataatatgtatgaaattgaatataaatatttcaaattatgacccgttactcagtagaaagttttcttaaatctatttttcaccctttataatattttttcatgtattgaacagtttatatttgtttttaaaaatttaaattatggcatatgcgaaaaaactctaattttttttttataatgatgatattattttttcgcaaaaatagaatcatataaagatgagaagtgaactataataattaataaaaaattaatatgataatttagatataaaatctaatttgttgattttaataggttacttttttggaaattaataatgtatttttttaaatttaattaaattaattaaaatttaaatatcaaatcttatatgttgatcttgattggttattatttttgaaaattaataatgtatttcgttttttaattaaatttaattaattaaattagtatttgactttttaatccttaaagagataaattaatttactctttaaaattttatttctaatgatatacctatgtaattacttaaaaaattaatgttatatttaaaatgtactttccaaataatatagtaggatatgtaaaagaaagtataatattttaatgtttgggtATCTTTATATTTAAGACACAATGTCTCAAATGTCTTTATAGAGACATTTTGGAGAGAGATGTCTCAAATTTAAAGACccttttatatttaattattcatatcttataattataatttttttaatatagcTAAAGACCCTCTCCTTTTATATGCAATGGAGATGCTCCTTCATCAttagtatattttgttttgaattcaaGATTTCTAAATATAGAATTTcctaaaataaatacatgGTAAACTCGTGGGGGTTATTGACTTGATTTGATACAAAAAATGAGAGGATATAGTTGTGATCGCATTTGATTAATTTAGGCTGATGagcaatatgtatgcaataTGCATGGATGGTGTAGAAGCGAAGACAACTATCACCATACTTAAGATTAAAATCACcacaattttaatataatttaacaataTGATTTTATGCATAATTAATTGGACTTAATTATTACTAAGACATTATCAGTTTGCAACCATCCAATTTCATGTAGAACAAGAAGTCTTTAGATTAACCCTCACAAAAGACTTTCCGTTTTTCGGGGTTTTTTCTTGACTAAACAAATAATCTTGGAGACATTAATGATGTTATGAGTCATGTGACCAATACAGTTATTTAGACATCAAAGTTATCTGCAAATTCATTAGAGACGAACGGTAATAGTCACACATGACAATAAGAATGAAGATGTCACttagataaaaattaaaccaactcATGTATTTGCCTAAATAAATCACTATTTACCAAATTTAGCAAACAAATCGTAACTAACCAATCAACATCACACAATCTCAACCCTTTAATAATCTCACATTCtctcgcttcttcttctcggaTTCCTAAATATTATCATTCATTCATCATCCTCCCAACTCATTggctctcttctctcctctcctttgcctattttctaaaatcttcTCCGGCCACCCACCGGCCACCTTATGATCTTTTTGGTGGCGGCGATTACACCATCAATTtgttagtttatttatatattaatatgggtTGCGGTGGCTCGAGGCTTGGAGGTGTGGCGACGACAAGGGCGGAAGAAGGCGGGGTTGTGCCACTTCCAGCGGGAATACGTCCCCTTCTCCGGCGAAGGTTagaggagatgaagaaacgGAGCCATGCAGGCGTCTTGAAAGGGAGCCAGACGTTGTCTAAGAAAGAGCTTCTTAGGCATAACTCTTCCGAGGACGGAGAAGATACGGAGGAGAACGACGGTAGCTTGAAGGCGTCCGCTAAGGTTGCTCCGGCGCCTGATCATAAtgtagaagagaagaaagaggttATTTATGAAAAGATTCCATCCAAAGATGATGTTAAAGAGGTGAAGGAAGAAGTAGTTGTGAACAAACAAGAAGAGGacaatcatcatcaagatGTTGTGGAGAAACAAGAGGAGGAAAATAAAGAGGTTGTGAAGAAGCAAGAGGAGGAaaatcatgatgatgatgtggtCGTCATCAATGTTAAGAAGGAAGGAGATGATGGTAAGAAtcatgatgttgatgaaggGAGTATCAACAACTTTGATGAGAGAATGATTGGTCCTGGATCTCCAAGCTTTAGGGTTTATTGCGTCGATGTTccttctgatgatgatgatgaaggtaAATCATATGTTCTTAtacaaacacacatatatacatgtataaatcATTTactatttgtatttgtatatgGATGCATGCATTGTTAgagacatatatatgtttatatatgaaatgcTTGTTATATTATGTAGTTTCGTTATTGAAACAATTTATCCATTCACTATTGCAGAAAAAGATGTAGAAGACGCGAGAAAGTCGATGGAAACCGAAAGCGTCACGACAGAGATAAAAGAGGTGGTCAATCACATTAATTCACattattgattatttgatCTATGAGGATCTCTAACAatgatatatttgtatttctaTAGGACGGAAGCATTGtcaaaaaggagaaaaaagaaagaagaggaaagaggTTCGGAATCGCATTGCCGAGGAAGTATTTAGCAAATGTGACTGCGCCGTGCTATGCAGGTGGAGGATGCATGGGAAACACTCATTCTCGTTTGGTGCAAGAGAAATCGAGCCAGTGATCGATCAAAATATGTTTGCCATCTTTGCATTGACTGATTTGTTGAAGTAAGAATGGTGTGGTGTACGTACGGGATCACGATGAATAATCAAAACCACCTTACGATTTTAGacctttgatttgttttaagaGACGCTTGTTTCAGAATTTGTacaacctcttcttcttcacctttgcTTTCTTTGATCAGGATAATTAAGTTAGTGTTTGACGAATTTACTTTTTTCCACGTGGAAAGATGTAATTAATTGAACTTGTGCAATAAAAAAAGTGTTGTCTAAATGTCAAATTTAT includes:
- the NAC097 gene encoding NAC domain containing protein 97 — translated: MWFSECCTYTFVVGEKNKEVYYFVKKEERERKGRETLSGYWEECEEEEVMEAGGRDCIHLEGRRKTFAFFIGKKPRGTITPWIMYEFRLLSSRATRWSSSPLPRGEVGKWRAVKVVVKEENDEEMVEDEHESDESDGEEVIQSR
- the TIM8 gene encoding translocase inner membrane subunit 8 (translocase inner membrane subunit 8 (TIM8); FUNCTIONS IN: P-P-bond-hydrolysis-driven protein transmembrane transporter activity; INVOLVED IN: protein targeting to mitochondrion, protein import into mitochondrial inner membrane; LOCATED IN: mitochondrion, mitochondrial inner membrane, mitochondrial intermembrane space; EXPRESSED IN: 23 plant structures; EXPRESSED DURING: 13 growth stages; CONTAINS InterPro DOMAIN/s: Mitochondrial inner membrane translocase complex, Tim8/9/10/13-zinc finger-like (InterPro:IPR004217); Has 688 Blast hits to 688 proteins in 171 species: Archae - 0; Bacteria - 0; Metazoa - 361; Fungi - 183; Plants - 116; Viruses - 0; Other Eukaryotes - 28 (source: NCBI BLink).), which translates into the protein MDPSMANNPELLQFLAQEKERAMVNEMVSKMTSVCWDKCITSAPGSKFSSSESSCLTHCAQRYMDMSMIIMKRFNSQ
- the NAC097 gene encoding NAC domain containing protein 97 (NAC domain containing protein 97 (NAC097); FUNCTIONS IN: sequence-specific DNA binding transcription factor activity; INVOLVED IN: multicellular organismal development, regulation of transcription; LOCATED IN: cellular_component unknown; EXPRESSED IN: 9 plant structures; EXPRESSED DURING: 6 growth stages; CONTAINS InterPro DOMAIN/s: No apical meristem (NAM) protein (InterPro:IPR003441); BEST Arabidopsis thaliana protein match is: NAC domain containing protein 83 (TAIR:AT5G13180.1); Has 2430 Blast hits to 2425 proteins in 69 species: Archae - 0; Bacteria - 0; Metazoa - 0; Fungi - 0; Plants - 2430; Viruses - 0; Other Eukaryotes - 0 (source: NCBI BLink).), giving the protein MDISAQRFAMNGRSMRLPPGFRFDPDDEDLVFEYLAKKVLHRPMDFDLPELRSCNVDPWDLLGEKNKEVYYFVKKEERERKGRETLSGYWEECEEEEVMEAGGRDCIHLEGRRKTFAFFIGKKPRGTITPWIMYEFRLLSSRATRWSSSPLPRGEVGKWRAVKVVVKEENDEEMVEDEHESDESDGEEVIQSR
- a CDS encoding nuclear polyadenylated RNA-binding protein (unknown protein; Has 4750 Blast hits to 3160 proteins in 341 species: Archae - 14; Bacteria - 239; Metazoa - 1329; Fungi - 394; Plants - 197; Viruses - 79; Other Eukaryotes - 2498 (source: NCBI BLink).) codes for the protein MGCGGSRLGGVATTRAEEGGVVPLPAGIRPLLRRRLEEMKKRSHAGVLKGSQTLSKKELLRHNSSEDGEDTEENDGSLKASAKVAPAPDHNVEEKKEVIYEKIPSKDDVKEVKEEVVVNKQEEDNHHQDVVEKQEEENKEVVKKQEEENHDDDVVVINVKKEGDDGKNHDVDEGSINNFDERMIGPGSPSFRVYCVDVPSDDDDEEKDVEDARKSMETESVTTEIKEVDGSIVKKEKKERRGKRFGIALPRKYLANVTAPCYAGGGCMGNTHSRLVQEKSSQ